Within Clostridia bacterium, the genomic segment CGATTTGCCGCTCGGCTCCTTCTGCCGCTCCTCTTGTCTGGATGACCTGCTCTAAATGTCGTAATACATCTGGAACTCGTACGGATGCGGACGCAGGCGGATGGCGTTCACTTCTTTCTCACGCTTGTAATCGATGTAAGTCGCGAGCAGGTCCTCTGTGAAGACGTCGCCTTTGAGCAGGAACTGGTGATCGGCTTCCAGCGCATCCAGAGCGTGCTCGAGCGAACCGGGCATCGACGGAACGTTCTTCAACTCCTCCGGCCCAAGATCGTAAATGTCTTTATCGAGCGGCTGACCCGGATCGATCTTGTTTTCCACGCCGTCCAACCCGGCCATCATCATGGCAGCAAAAGCCATGTAGGGATTGCAGCTCGGGTCCGGAGGACGGAACTCGACGCGCTTGGCTTTCGGCGAGGCCGAGTACATCGGGATACGACACGCGGCCGAGCGGTTCCGGCGCGAGTAAGCCAGGTTCACAGGCGCTTCAAAGCCCGGTACCAGGCGCTTGTAGCTGTTCGTCGTAGGAGCGATAATCGCCGACAGCGCGGGTCCGTGCTTGATCAGTCCACCGATATACCACAGCGCCATCTGCGAAAGGCCCGCATAGCCGTCACCGGCGAAGAGCGCCTTCCCTTCCTTCCATAGCGACTGGTGGCAGTGCATTCCGCTACCGTTGTCCTGGAAGAGCGGCTTCGGCATGAATGTGACAGTTTTGCCGTACTGGTTCGCGACGTTACGCACGATGTACTTGTAGAGCATCATCGCGTCCGCCGACTTCAGCATGGAGTTGAAGCGCATATCGATTTCGGTCTGTCCGCCGGTCGCCACTTCGTGGTGATGGCACTCCACGTCCAGTCCGCAGCTTTGCATCATGAGCACCATTTCGGTTCGCAGATCCTGGTAATGATCCGTAGGAGGCACCGGGAAGTAGCCTTCCTTGTAGCGCGGGCGATAGCCGAGATTGTTCTCGCGGCGACCGGAGTTCCAGCGACCTTCCTCGGCGTCGATGAAGTAGTAGCCTTCATTTTCGCGCTGGTCGAAGCTGATGTTATCGAAGATAAAGAACTCGGCTTCCGCGCCGAAGAAACAGGTATCCGCAAGACCGGTTGAGGCCAGATACATCTCTGCCTTTTTGGCAATGTAGCGGGGGTCGCGATCGTAGCGCTGCTTTGTGACCGGGTCGATGACGTCGGCGATCATAACGAGCGTCGGAACTTCCGTGAAGGGATCAAGCAATGCAGTGGATGGATCCGGAATGAGCAGCATGTCGCTCTCGTGAATGGCCGCCCAGCCACGGATCGACGATCCGTCCATACCGAAGCCTTCTTCAAACCTCGATTCATTCAACATGCTGATCGGATACGAAACGTGATGCCAGAGACCAGGCAGGTCCGTGAACCTCAGATCAAACATCTGGACATTGTTCTTCTTCGCGAGATCCAGTACGGACTTCGGATCACCTGTCGTTTCAGCCATCGATTGCTCCTTTTGATTTCTAAGCGCTGCAAGCGCTCGAGTTATGGACGTGTCGCAACACAGGCCAAACGCGTCCTCATGCTGTATTGCCGCTAATTGTGTGGAAATGAAGAAACTCGACGAGTGCTGCTAGAATTCACTCCGGCAGCTCACGACCTGACTTAAAAGTAATGGGCTGAGCCTCGGATTGGGAAATCGATAGTTTTTATCGCAGGCATAAGCGGCGGTTATACACTTCAGCCCAAAGCATGGATTTCGACCAGCTCGACACTTTCATTGAGGTAGCGCGGCACCTAAGCTTCTCTCGGGCGGCGGAGAAACGCTTCCGAACGCAGCCGGCGATCTCCGCCCAGATACGC encodes:
- the glnA gene encoding type I glutamate--ammonia ligase, translated to MAETTGDPKSVLDLAKKNNVQMFDLRFTDLPGLWHHVSYPISMLNESRFEEGFGMDGSSIRGWAAIHESDMLLIPDPSTALLDPFTEVPTLVMIADVIDPVTKQRYDRDPRYIAKKAEMYLASTGLADTCFFGAEAEFFIFDNISFDQRENEGYYFIDAEEGRWNSGRRENNLGYRPRYKEGYFPVPPTDHYQDLRTEMVLMMQSCGLDVECHHHEVATGGQTEIDMRFNSMLKSADAMMLYKYIVRNVANQYGKTVTFMPKPLFQDNGSGMHCHQSLWKEGKALFAGDGYAGLSQMALWYIGGLIKHGPALSAIIAPTTNSYKRLVPGFEAPVNLAYSRRNRSAACRIPMYSASPKAKRVEFRPPDPSCNPYMAFAAMMMAGLDGVENKIDPGQPLDKDIYDLGPEELKNVPSMPGSLEHALDALEADHQFLLKGDVFTEDLLATYIDYKREKEVNAIRLRPHPYEFQMYYDI